DNA from Eucalyptus grandis isolate ANBG69807.140 chromosome 5, ASM1654582v1, whole genome shotgun sequence:
CCTTAGACCTGGAACATGACGTACGTATGCCAAGGTTCTAATCATGCCAtcaaacatcttgattttcacggttccaacaCCCACAGTCTTGCACGTATCATTACCCATGAGAACCGAACCACCATCATATGCCTTGTATTCATCAAAGGCTTCTCGATGAGGACACATGTGAAAAGTGCATCCGAAGTCCATGATCCACAAATCTTCAAAGGTGTCCTTCCCCGATGATATGGACAAGACATCCCCATCATTGGTCTCAATGATGTCGGCTATACTTGCTTCAtctgagctcttcttctttttcccgtTCTTATTTGGACAGAATCTCTTGGTATGCCATTCCTAATTACACCCGTAGCATCTTCCTTTGAACCTTCCCTTGGATTTTGATCGACCCCTACCGCTCGATCCTCGATCcgttgatcttcctcttccttgattGTTTTTCTCCTTTGCAAAGAGTCCCTCTCCCGAAGATTTTGAACTACTTGCCCTTTTCCGAGTGTCGTTTGAAATTAGGGCAGCAGTCACCTCTCCGATCTCCAGGGTTTCCTTGCCATAAAGGAGCGTAGTCACCAAGTGGTCAAACGAATCCGGCAACGATGCCAGTAGTAGAAGCGCTATGTCTTCATCCTCAAACTTTACCTCCAAGCTTGTAAGTTCACTAATCATCTTATTGAACACGTTAAGGTGTTCCAACAGATCTCCTCCTTCACTCATCTGAAGTGAAtacaatctcttcttcaagaacaACTTGTTCGTAAGAGATTTCGTCATATAAATGTTTTCGAGTTTGAGCCATACCTCCGGAGCAGATTCAATTTCCGCTACATATTGAAGGGCCTCATCCGATAGGTTCAATCGGATTGCGCTGCACACCCTCTCCTCCATGTCAGCCCAATCATCATCAGTGATGGTGTTCGGCTTGTTTGATCTTCCCAGAAGAACCTTTGATAAACCTTGTTGAATCAACAGATCCTTCATCCTTCTCCGCCATAGTGTAAAACTATTCTTCCCCGTGAATCGttcaatatcaaatcaaatgatTGAACCTTTTCCATCCATCTAGTTAGAAGTCGCAATACAGGAACAGAGAACCTAgatagctctgataccaattgttgtgcGGAAGAACACCTAACtagatgagaaagaaaacaagaataattaagaacacggagatttacgtggttcggcgaAAGATCCGCCTACGTCCACGGGAGAGAGACGATTTCTTATTTGAGCGTATGTCAAGAGTACAAGGTACAATGCTGAAATAAATAGATCTTTAGATCCCCACTTTCCTAAACCTAGTAGGAAAGGAATTCCACCATAAAGAtactatcaaatttaaaacccaaatctatgaaatatattaggaaacaaatagtTCAAAATCTTCAAGCCTTCCTAGATTTCCCAATTGAATTTgtggaattcaagacaatatcagCAGATAGTATATTCTtcactcttttcctttttcatcactaTTTTTTATGGTTGCATATGAGGTTGTCAAGTCCACTTTTGTTACTATCTGAACAATCATCACAtatcgataataaaaaaatatcggacacttttgggtgtcaacaacaCCCATCTGAATATCAAGGGATTTGATATAGAGCTGGGTCTTCATTTTCAAGTACCTGTGTTATTTGCTCTGCTTGTAGGGtgaacttcttcttcaatgtgATCCACCAGACTTGACAAAGTTACCATATCCCAATCTTATCACATGTTGCCTTTAGGTCCCTCCAAGCATATTAATTTACTCAGTGTCCTCCAAGTTgctcttctttcatttgaccCATCTAAGCACCTTGACTATCCCACGTGACATGTTTCTTCTCTAAAATTCACAGACCTTTCCAACTCTTTCTTCACCGGTATCTCGTTCTCCAATTGCAAACTAAGGAAGCTCACAACTAACACAGATGTCCTATTTTAACGTCACTTGCGTATGAGTTGTGTATGAACAATATTTCATATGCGCACTCAAGTACATCTATTATCGGAGAATGTTATCTCACCTTCAAAAATATAAGAAGTTTTCCCCAACAAATCAATCCTATGACCTTCGAGCTGGTAAACCAAGTCCGAAACCACTAAACGACCAACTGCCGCGGTAGTATAAATTATACATATTGCCTTGGATATTTTATGGGCTTTGATCCTATAAAAGATTGGCTCTATAGTTTAAGACCCATTAATTGTGAAGGGCCCAAGTTACAACAAAGAAATTCAAACCCAACATCTATAAATCCATTGTCACCTTCCGTTAAAACCTTAAAAAGGAAAGCAGAAAAGGAACAGATGACGCCACCAGAAACACCTACTTTGTGTTGCAACTTTTTAGCCCGTTGAATTAGCGCAGTACCGACATGTTCATTTCGGATACCAGTTTTCAGCTTACATCAGTTTAACATCCTACATATACTAATGCAACTGTCATTTAAATTCCCCAACCCTCAAAAGTGACTCTAATGATTACAAAACCTTAGTCGCACTCACCACCACCAGGCCGGCCCCATCACCGAAACGGTGACTCGGCCACCGTCCAGCCTTACGGGGCTTGCCCCCACTCATATTGAGCAGCTCGCCTctgttcctcactctctctctctctctctctctctctctctctctctctctctatatctctctctctctgtatttgCGGACCAATGGTCATGAGGTCCTAAAAATTTCGGAAGTCTCTTGATTTCAACAATTTTATAGAAGTATGTCCAAACAATCAGAGGGACAAGTCGAATTTGACTTCCGGtgaaaatacccaaaaaattgTACCACCTACTATTGCTTAGTAGCACAAGAAACAAGACTTTAGTCAACTGTTAATTTTTTGTGTGTGAAGCCATTTTAATATCTCGTGTCCCCTATTTAATAATATGATCCCTGTAAACACCAACAATTTGCATTAGCTAGTACTATCATATTAGTCAAATATCGTATAAGTACCCAACTGTCATAATGAGATTCCAAAATGAGCACTAAAGACAAAATGCCCTTCCTTGGAATCAAAACACAGTGAAGAAATTAGATATTAGTAACATTTTCATTCTTCTTAATCTGTGCCTTTTTAACCACTCAAGGTTCGCccggccacccttccaacatggaagggagaggtggaaggttcaaatccccacattctcggGGGGATaggggtagggacgcgtaagtttcgagagtgggttgcgactccacgccctgcaagagcggggcacaagtctgcgagtgagtgtaAGTAGGAATAAGTAGggcaaacaacaacaacaaaaaaatctgtgcctttttttgtcttttctctccAAATGGTCATAGCAAGCAATTACATCTCGCTACATGTAAAGACACAAACTAAAACGCTCCACCATCTATAAATATCCATTAACGCTTGCGATTCAGCATTTAGTGCCCATCTCACACCAAGTTCATCCCCACCAACACTCGTCCTTTGAGCCTTCAACTTGTTATCATCCAAATAGTACTGGTAGGCATAAGAAACGAACCCCCAAATGGCCAAGATCATAGCCATCACCTTGACCCCATCCATCTTGTCCCCCAAGAGCACGACTGAAAAAATGGGCACAATCGGTAAGCCCACCACACTAATCGAGTTCGAGAACAAAGATGACGCTTCTATTATCAACCCAATCGTGCCGATGGTGAACGCTTGCCAAGAAATGGCCGTCCCGACCAAGTTCATCACATAGCTCACCTTGCCAAGCTTATACCCGTCCATCTCTCTCCCCAGATTTTCCCACTCACCACTCCCAAACAACCCCACCACAATAATCACACTAGCCACTATTGATGGGTGCACAATCAAGCTCAAAACTGCCCTAAGCGTCTCTTTCCTTATGACCCTCCTAAAGCAAAATTGGTCTAAGGATAAAAGAAGCCCATAACTAGCTGATGCTAAAATGGTGCACACAAACCCCAGTGCATATTTCCCTGCAGAAACCTTGTTGTGGTCTTCTGAATCTGATTGGAACGCAAGGAGGATTGAGGACAAAGTGAGGAGGactagggagttaatgatgtaGGGGGTGAACTTTTGGCCATttaggaagaaggagaagagggcATTGAAGGCCAATTGGGAGGAGCAAATGAGGGAGTAGGTGGAGACAGGGAGGTGCAAGAGGCCAACTGAGTATAAAAAGCCATTTAGGGCCCCCATTGCGCCTAGAAAGAGATACACAAGGGCAAGGCTCTTGAGAGAGGGTGATTGTGATTGAGATTGAGCTTGAGCTTGTGCATCTATTTGGATGTATGGGTTATTAGGGTCATTTGGTTGTTTGGGCGTGGGGATGAAGTAGAGAAGGAGGAGGATTGGGAAGCCCCCAAGCTGGACAAGTGAGGCGAGCCACATGCTGTGGCCTCCTTCTTTGTAGTAGAGATTCCCAAGGAGTGTGGCCACCGCTTGGCCAGAGAGCACAAAGAACGAGTAGAGAGCCACTCTAATCCACCACCATAAGTTCTTGGATTCAGAAGTTATCATTGCTTGACTATTGGTGATGAAGCTAATGGGCTGGGATGAGTTCCCTTCTTTGGCTTCCTGATCATCTGTCATATATTCGACAGCAATTTAATTAAGGGTTTCAATTGGTAACAGAGAAAGAACATAAATGAtacaaaaaatagtaaaatccaaataaacTTGACGACTAGTCACAATGAATCAGAATAGACGACTATTTCGACTATGACCAGATTCATAATTTCGAATATGTTATGTCTATATCACACATAGGAACTACCTAATTATATGTTAATAATATTTGAGCAAACAAAGTAACATGTGTCAAGATAAGGTGTTTAAGTTAAACATTTACTttctatttatcttttcttcgaGTGAAGAACTAGAGCTTCCATTTTTGGGGAAATAGCCGGGATCTAgacctttcatttttttggagAACAGCTGGGATTGATAAATGTAATACCATATTCACTAGATTCACCATAACGTGTACATAGAATCACACGTGGGACCGtagaatttcaaattgatatatatatatattgatttttggttggcaTTAATAGCATGATTCACTGTCAATACAGTAGACTCACATGGTTGATTAAAAAGACTACAAACGTTTCAAATTTggctcaaaaacaaaaaagaaggatGATCAAATATTTCAGGTCAAAAAAGGCACTTTTGTAATTTCGCTTGTCCAGGCGAAGAAGCAGAATTAAACGTCCTAGGATTCATCAAAAGTCCTGGGGTAGGAGCTTCTGGCGTTGAAAGTTTCAGCTTGTTCAAATGAAACATTTAAACATCGAGATCTTCAAAACAcaatacaaaacaaaacacaGAGTTGCAGGAGAGTAGTGAATATATGCATGGTGGTTATATTCTCCCCCTTCCATTGTGCCCATCTCAATTCGatacatcatttttcttctcatgATCGATGCATAGATTCCATTGCAAAACTCACTCAATTGAGATGTTGGTAAACTCTTCGAGAATTGGACTTACCCAGGATGTGGAGTTGCAGTTcctgaggatgatgatgagctaGCTCTTCCATAtcggagatgagagagagaacccAGAAGAGGGCGATGAGATACTATGAAATGCGGGCGGGTCAAGAAGAAACCAACGAGATGAAAGAAGCAGGAGGAGGTTTCTATGCAGGTACGCTGTACCGCGTGCTACTTTTTCTAAGTTATATATAcctgataaatatatattttcgtTCAGgagaaaaagttatttattaTTCAAAGGGGAGATGAAGCTCTTCCAAGTTGTTGGGTGATTACTTGTGTGCTTCTTTCTCTGGCGTACAGGAAGTGCCCCGTACCGCCGGTTGCTTTCCCTGAAACATGCACAGCTTCCAAGTCATAGGGTTAAACACTAAAGCTGCTAATGCAAAATATTGGATTAAACTCACCAGGGCCGCTCTAATCTGGAGCCGCTAAGACCGTAAACCTTGGTTCTCAGGTCACGACTTAGACTCAAGGCACTTGCTACGAACATATAGAGGCGAGGATCGCCACACAGTGGTGTTGCGCGAGTCGAAGGTGGTTCATGGTGATGACAGGTGAGTTTATcatgtaaaaataaatatttcatattaCAATTACATCATATGACAGTGATACACGATGTGACGaatcaattaaaattgaatgattttaaGATTTAAGCATTAAATAGGATGTATGCATAACACATGATAGACGTAATTAATTAGTCATGTCAAACCCTATGTCCatccataaattattattttgttatgtAAGAGAGAGCAAGGAAGTTTGGAAAGTTCAAAATGACCAAATGCCAACCTCTAAAAGGATTTATTGCGtatccaaaattttcatctttttagaaGTCATGAGATTATAAGAAGTTGGATCTGCAAAATGTATTAAATAACGTAATCAACAACAAGTTGACATTAAGTACGTGGATCATATTGGTCCACGGTAAAAGTCCATAGAATCGTTCACAATATTAATATCTAGGAAGTACCGATACTCTCCGCAAACTTTTGTGTCGTATCAAACATCCTTCAACACTCTTCAACACTCTCCGACACTTGGTTAACAAGTGTCGAAAAATGGTCAATTTTCCTAATACTCTCGACACACAagtcaaaatttcaatatgCGAGTTCGAATTTCGTTACACacaagatcaattttaaaattttcaataaatgatgggttaaaatgtaaatatgtaaagaaaataaaaaataaaaatttggaataaaaggaaaacttaGTTTTATTCCGTATTCGACTCTCTTCCCGTGACACGCAATTCATTCctcaaatctgttttttttttttctttctcctctcttgcAGCACACTTTGACACACAAGTTAAGAATatgaattgcttgtttttttccctccaagttttgatttattaaaatgaagtttaatttgtcatattaaaataatgaatgatgtttttattgtaaattcattctaaactCTTACtttattagttatttatttgcaaatttgaatcaaattaatttaattaaaaaatcataaaaataataatttatcatgtatatataaaagtatAGACTTATTATACAATGTGTCACAATATgtcgaaattctttatttttttttacaaacaaCATGTCggcatgtcgtgtcgtgtcgtgtcgtgtcgtgtcgcgtgtcgcgtgtcgatGTCGGTGCTATGTAGATTAATATTGTAGGTCGTTATTGGCTAATTGTCCGAACTCTGAAATAATTTGATAGGACCCATTTATAATGTTTGATAACCTACGCGTACTTTAGTAGATTTTTGGGTGAGGTGATCTTCCTAAAGTCATGCTAAAATCAAGGAGCAAAAGTGAGATGGCAAAGACATTTATCTATTTTACACGAGGTAAACGTTATCTTTACTTTGTAAATTGTCAAACCACATGAACACGAGGCAAAAGCTCGAAACTGACgaatttttagtaaattcccaaaaaaaattaaaaaattaaaagaagcgctcagtttttttgttaaataaactGAGTTGATCAACCGAGTAGAAAATATGCTATGGATGAAATTATGTAGTTGGTGTCTACGTGAAAGTAATGTGTTCTGTTTGTTATGTACGTAAGCTCGAAATGCGGACATCTTATAGATATTATGGATGAATTTACGTGTCCAACAGTTACAGAATGTGAAAATTTTACAACAAAGTCAAAGTGTATGCGACGAGAATTTAAACGCGTAAactaaaaaaagtaaaagtaaatgTTGCTCAAAACATGCCTCAGTGAATTGAGTTCAAGTATTCAAAATCATCACAGAGCATATCGCTAGGGTTGGATTGAGTAATTTTGTTGTGTATTTAGGAGGAAGAATTATCCAatcagtcataaatctattgtacgaaTACTAGCTCAGTCATGAACTTTTCAACTTTAACAAtgtaatcttaaacttttgcgtaaaattttaatgtaattcttTCAGTTAATTTTCGTCAGAAATTATAGCACTAAAGTGataaacaaaattataaaactaAAGCGAGCACTATGTAAAAGTTGTAGCACATGAgtcattattttctcataaaagcacaatgttgattgtccccaataaaataatttttttgttaattgacAAGTTGAGGTTAATGTTGTGAAAGGCAAGCCACCAATGAACAATAAATTCGacgaaataagaaataaattggaTACTAGATTTACACGGTCCGATCATAGTGACTTACGTTTATAAGGAAAGCAATAACGAATTATACTATAAATTAAGCAATACACGAATATCATAACCACACTTGATTTATTCAAACACTCTTAATGTTTCCCAGCCCTATTTGCAATCAATAATTCACATAGTATTTAATTTCATAATTCCTtacgaaataatctctcaatctcacgaaagaattaaacaaatctTGAactcacaagatttaattgattTAGACACTAACTAATACTTTATATGAATAACCTTTGCTATACGAACGACACAAAGATGACCTACATTTCTCAAGCATTCTTTCGATGCTTCAAGACTTCATATTAACAATAACGACTTGCTCTCTTGCGGCTAAAGAACAAGCCATATAAGTCTCTTGCGGCTAAAGAACAAGCCATATATATGCGCGCgcacattatatatatatatatatatatatatatatatgtatgtatgtatgtatgtatgtatgtatgtatgtatttccTATTTATAACCCTTCCTGAGGCAAACTTCAACCTGGAAAGGAAAGTCTGAAAAGTGAGTGGTCAactttctctattttctttcgtTGACTCCATGAAGCGAATTTGTGAGTCCTttactctctttcttttcccttgcgTTAAGTCCGATTAGATCATTATCCGCAAGAAGTCCGAAACTTGCTCAACGAACATCAATAATTAACTTCAtgctcataaaagaaaattgctgTGTtctgtattaaaaaaaaattgacatccGCAAAATATCCAATTCGAAATATTTAGACTTTTTCTTCAAACTCAAATTCAAAACTTATTATAATAGTTAAAGATTGAGACGTGTAATTTACTAGAAAGTCCAATATTCAAAAGGTAATATATCTTCCGATGATAGAACCGTGTACCCTCATATAAGCCACGTATGAATTGCACAGGCATTGGACGAATGATACACGGGATAAAAGATATTAAATTCGCTACGTATCTTATGCCATATAATCGGATGTTATTTATAAAGGgaaaatatcttaaatttttttatacagTACCCTTGACCATGGGCATGACGCACATTGATTGCCGGCCTCTCAGCCACTCTCTAAGGTAATTCCACAGTAGTCCCACGTCATCATTTTTGAGGTTCCAATGATGGTGTCGCATCGGATTTGACCGGTTCGCATCTCATTCCAGAATATGAGGgtgttggcttttttttttttttttttttttttttgtcgagaTGAGGGTGTTGGCTTGGatcagcaattttttttttctcattttcgtCCCTTTTGATCAGCAATTAAGGGTGTACTTAGCAacatttcgtttaaaaattgtttctgagaacaaaataaaaaaaaaatatttctgctttcgtaaaacaattttgaacaaaaacgcatttggtaaatctgttccaaaaatacaaaaaatataaacacgtttggtaaatttgtataattttttatttcttttaattttttaatatttttattttctttcttattttctttttttcctttttttctttttttttctttatcctttttctttttttcttcttttggctagtcgttggcctcggccatggcctgGGCgactcggccgacgagggctcgcggcctcgcccggccacgagAGGCTCGttggccccggcgaggccgaacTTGCCCaaatggccggcgag
Protein-coding regions in this window:
- the LOC120293893 gene encoding purine permease 21-like, which translates into the protein MTDDQEAKEGNSSQPISFITNSQAMITSESKNLWWWIRVALYSFFVLSGQAVATLLGNLYYKEGGHSMWLASLVQLGGFPILLLLYFIPTPKQPNDPNNPYIQIDAQAQAQSQSQSPSLKSLALVYLFLGAMGALNGFLYSVGLLHLPVSTYSLICSSQLAFNALFSFFLNGQKFTPYIINSLVLLTLSSILLAFQSDSEDHNKVSAGKYALGFVCTILASASYGLLLSLDQFCFRRVIRKETLRAVLSLIVHPSIVASVIIVVGLFGSGEWENLGREMDGYKLGKVSYVMNLVGTAISWQAFTIGTIGLIIEASSLFSNSISVVGLPIVPIFSVVLLGDKMDGVKVMAMILAIWGFVSYAYQYYLDDNKLKAQRTSVGGDELGVRWALNAESQALMDIYRWWSVLVCVFTCSEM